A genomic segment from Thermotoga neapolitana DSM 4359 encodes:
- a CDS encoding YjgP/YjgQ family permease: MKILTKYLLKLSAVPFLIGLGGFIIFVSIEILYQLSDLIVRHRVGIGKLFLLLYYYLPYFVAMGVPVGVLLSIFWTFSKLSEDRELMAIQVHGISQKNLIVPFLFLSVLLSVIVFFLNDQVVPVYQSRAEEAMSKYVLKKPEVFVVENVISKIGEDQYFYVEKYDEKTNTLWNVVIFKYGSEEKIVTAKRVQKREERWYLFDGRYYTVDKDGFLKLDVHFSEMELDITEDIENLLRVGKTPREMTGKELKEKIEFFRKVGIKPSPWIVELQSRYANSLTPIVIVLVGVPLSLLFQLRSKSWGVIFTFVLVVLYQGSGAWLSAMGKENLLDPGFAPWIPNIVFSVMGGLLFVLLDTAVAYRIREFLTRIFLLLIFILGTSLFSSQVNIVSDQMERLTDKMLFLGNVEITYKDATIQASKTVVHLNKEDRVEYLEAIGEVVYRKKDTILESDRLIFYPEGERNLLFHVRGSTIVEIEGEKKKIYLSGEEITVEGSKTTVDFGYITTCSEIPPHYKLKATYMEIRENDYLLAKNVVFYLLEIPIFYQPVFFTSLSDKPQPFSVEIGYGQNPYLKTSYNVSYAQGLVFFSVKSVLGEGNWKEFEWNHKLGNWTVNVNYEESPDSREALVKLFDEKNVILFSQDEGYKRTYRFERKEKVMNGNLNIVLEKSSDGTYIIPRVTLKRASFKLSQGTLSVSSFTHETRVEGEGSETSGTVNLSFRSVPFFLLQTVNVNTTGKYLFENRIFDEEVSFLKVDSVWDFQNLSLGKLITLDDKIYAGIYRSEESGYRVGNFFTTTLKVPLDPFSFESYYKLYVVRGENLRKFSQNESRNEVDLKAIFSYGGFHSSLETTYDFIEEEFSDPYLKTSFSFKTGNLTHTINTTTRFVLDDLKKSYTRWEFQQRAGSLLNKLYFTYFYDKANIEYIEDQMRIYGRDFLFMEDPRITAYSKVKVDPFKLERFWIRGNFKREEIVHSIKLDFDGEDLDLSYGMKNGDPTFDLSISLENWSVRSFSVSVEKALHCLGARVSASFGRDFSLENFSVFFYIRDFPNSGIGFDSEEGLGVNVF, translated from the coding sequence TTGAAAATATTGACTAAGTACCTTCTGAAACTTTCTGCAGTGCCTTTCCTGATTGGACTTGGTGGATTCATCATCTTTGTCAGCATCGAGATCCTCTATCAACTCTCAGACCTGATAGTAAGGCACAGAGTCGGCATTGGAAAACTTTTTCTACTTCTCTATTACTATCTGCCCTATTTCGTCGCAATGGGCGTTCCCGTGGGTGTGCTGCTTTCCATCTTCTGGACCTTCTCAAAGCTTTCTGAAGACAGAGAACTCATGGCCATCCAGGTTCACGGTATCTCTCAGAAAAACCTGATCGTTCCTTTTCTTTTTCTGAGCGTTCTTCTGTCGGTGATCGTGTTCTTTCTCAACGATCAGGTGGTTCCGGTGTACCAGTCCAGGGCAGAGGAAGCCATGTCGAAGTACGTCCTTAAAAAGCCGGAAGTCTTCGTTGTGGAAAACGTGATCTCGAAAATCGGGGAGGACCAGTACTTCTACGTTGAAAAGTACGATGAAAAGACGAACACCCTATGGAACGTCGTGATCTTCAAGTATGGAAGCGAAGAGAAGATCGTTACCGCAAAAAGGGTGCAGAAAAGAGAGGAAAGATGGTATCTCTTCGATGGAAGGTATTACACGGTGGATAAAGATGGTTTTTTGAAACTGGACGTTCATTTCTCCGAGATGGAACTCGACATAACCGAGGATATAGAAAACCTCCTTCGCGTGGGAAAGACACCGAGGGAAATGACTGGAAAAGAGCTCAAAGAGAAAATAGAGTTCTTCAGAAAGGTCGGCATAAAGCCCTCTCCATGGATAGTGGAACTTCAGAGCAGATACGCAAATTCTCTCACTCCCATCGTGATAGTTCTCGTTGGAGTGCCACTCTCTCTGCTCTTTCAACTCAGAAGCAAATCCTGGGGTGTGATATTCACTTTTGTTCTTGTTGTTCTGTACCAGGGAAGCGGAGCCTGGCTCAGTGCTATGGGGAAAGAAAACCTTCTGGATCCTGGTTTTGCACCGTGGATCCCAAACATCGTGTTTTCTGTTATGGGTGGTCTTCTTTTCGTACTCCTTGACACTGCCGTTGCCTACAGGATTCGGGAGTTCCTCACCAGGATTTTTCTCCTCTTGATCTTCATCCTCGGCACTTCCCTTTTCTCCTCTCAGGTAAACATCGTGTCCGATCAAATGGAAAGACTCACAGACAAGATGCTTTTTCTGGGAAATGTGGAGATCACCTACAAAGACGCGACCATACAGGCCAGCAAGACTGTTGTTCATCTCAACAAAGAAGACAGAGTAGAATATCTCGAGGCCATTGGAGAAGTGGTCTACAGAAAGAAAGACACGATTCTGGAAAGCGACCGCTTGATCTTCTATCCAGAGGGTGAAAGGAACCTTCTTTTCCACGTGAGGGGAAGTACCATCGTTGAGATAGAAGGGGAGAAGAAAAAGATCTACCTGTCAGGGGAGGAAATCACCGTCGAGGGTTCAAAAACGACTGTGGACTTTGGCTACATCACCACCTGTTCGGAGATTCCCCCTCACTACAAACTGAAGGCCACGTACATGGAGATAAGGGAAAACGACTACCTTCTGGCCAAAAACGTGGTTTTTTATCTTCTAGAGATACCGATATTCTACCAGCCCGTGTTCTTCACCTCTCTCTCCGACAAACCGCAGCCCTTTTCTGTGGAAATTGGATACGGGCAGAATCCCTATTTGAAGACCTCGTACAACGTTTCCTACGCACAGGGTCTTGTGTTCTTTTCTGTAAAGAGCGTGCTTGGGGAGGGAAACTGGAAGGAGTTCGAATGGAACCACAAACTGGGAAACTGGACGGTCAACGTCAACTACGAAGAATCACCGGACTCTCGTGAGGCTCTGGTTAAACTTTTCGACGAGAAAAACGTGATTCTCTTTTCCCAGGATGAGGGTTACAAAAGAACGTATCGGTTCGAGCGGAAAGAAAAAGTGATGAACGGAAATCTGAACATCGTGCTGGAAAAATCATCGGATGGCACCTACATCATTCCACGCGTAACTCTGAAGAGGGCTTCCTTCAAATTGAGTCAGGGAACTCTATCTGTGAGCAGTTTCACCCATGAAACCCGTGTGGAAGGTGAAGGCAGCGAAACCTCCGGAACGGTGAACCTTTCATTCCGATCGGTCCCGTTTTTTCTTCTTCAGACTGTGAACGTCAACACCACCGGAAAGTATCTCTTCGAAAACAGGATCTTCGATGAAGAAGTGAGCTTTCTCAAAGTGGACTCTGTCTGGGATTTCCAGAACCTCTCCCTCGGGAAACTTATAACACTGGATGATAAAATATACGCTGGCATCTACAGGTCCGAAGAAAGTGGATACCGCGTTGGGAATTTCTTCACAACAACACTGAAAGTACCTCTTGACCCTTTTTCCTTTGAGAGTTACTACAAACTCTACGTGGTTCGCGGGGAAAACCTGAGAAAGTTCTCACAGAATGAATCCAGAAACGAAGTGGACCTGAAGGCGATCTTTTCTTACGGAGGTTTTCACTCCTCGCTTGAGACAACGTACGATTTCATCGAAGAAGAGTTCTCCGATCCATACCTGAAGACTTCTTTCTCCTTCAAAACGGGAAATCTGACTCATACAATCAACACCACCACCCGTTTCGTTCTGGACGATTTGAAAAAGAGTTACACCAGATGGGAATTTCAACAGAGGGCTGGATCGTTGCTGAACAAACTCTACTTCACTTACTTTTACGACAAGGCGAACATCGAATACATCGAAGACCAGATGAGGATATACGGAAGGGATTTTCTATTCATGGAGGATCCAAGGATAACGGCGTATTCTAAGGTGAAGGTCGATCCTTTTAAACTGGAAAGATTCTGGATACGTGGGAACTTCAAAAGGGAAGAGATCGTACATTCCATAAAACTGGATTTCGATGGCGAGGATCTGGATCTTTCTTACGGGATGAAAAATGGAGATCCCACTTTCGATCTGTCGATCTCTCTTGAAAACTGGAGCGTCAGGTCTTTCAGCGTGTCTGTTGAGAAGGCACTCCACTGTCTCGGGGCAAGGGTATCTGCCTCTTTCGGTAGGGACTTTTCTCTGGAAAACTTCTCGGTGTTCTTCTACATAAGGGACTTTCCAAACAGTGGTATCGGTTTCGACTCGGAGGAAGGTCTGGGTGTGAACGTCTTTTGA
- a CDS encoding NAD(+) kinase, with protein MKIAILYREEKEKEGVLLKEKLSREHEVVSFHEASASNVVDADLIVVVGGDGTMLRAARKAADGTPLVGFKAGRLGFLTSYTLEEVDQFLEDLRKGNFREELRWFIRVESDIGSHLALNDATLERDLSGKMVEIEVNVEHHSSMWFFADGVVVASPTGSTAYSLSIGGPIIFPECEVLEISPIAPQFFLTRSVVIPSSFKVTVECQREINLLIDGTMVGKTRRVIVQKAEKYVKILRPIKYDYVAVIREKLGYGRRIE; from the coding sequence ATGAAGATAGCGATTCTGTACAGAGAGGAGAAAGAAAAGGAAGGAGTGTTGTTGAAAGAAAAGCTCTCAAGAGAGCACGAGGTGGTAAGCTTCCACGAGGCAAGTGCTTCAAATGTCGTTGATGCCGACCTGATAGTGGTGGTCGGTGGAGATGGCACGATGCTCAGGGCAGCAAGGAAAGCCGCCGACGGAACACCTCTGGTGGGATTCAAAGCAGGAAGATTGGGATTCCTCACATCTTACACCCTCGAAGAGGTGGATCAATTCCTGGAGGATCTGAGGAAGGGGAACTTTCGGGAGGAGTTGAGATGGTTCATACGTGTGGAGAGTGACATCGGTTCGCACCTGGCGCTGAACGACGCCACCCTGGAGAGAGACCTGAGTGGAAAGATGGTGGAAATAGAGGTCAATGTCGAGCATCATTCTTCCATGTGGTTCTTCGCCGACGGAGTGGTTGTCGCTTCTCCAACGGGCTCTACAGCGTACTCACTCTCCATCGGTGGACCAATAATATTCCCTGAATGTGAAGTTCTGGAGATCTCTCCCATTGCACCGCAGTTTTTTCTGACAAGGAGCGTGGTGATACCCTCCAGTTTCAAGGTCACAGTAGAATGTCAGAGAGAGATCAACCTGTTGATAGACGGAACGATGGTGGGCAAGACCAGGAGAGTGATCGTTCAGAAGGCTGAAAAGTACGTCAAAATTCTCAGACCGATCAAGTACGACTATGTGGCGGTTATAAGAGAGAAGCTGGGTTACGGGAGGCGCATCGAGTGA
- the phoU gene encoding phosphate signaling complex protein PhoU has translation MNRLLSDRVEEFKKGVLKAGWFIEKMFRNSISALVERNESLAKEVIADEEVVDQMEVEIQEKAMEILGLFSPIGKPLLTVTAGIRVAELIENIADKCHDIAKNVLELMEEPPLKPLEDIPNMANQTSEMLKFALRMFADVNVEKSFEVCRMDSKVDDLYEKVREELLLYMMESPKYVKRALLLLEIAGHIEIIADYATNIVGVSVYMVQGEPYKCYHDELLLFKKAGGVLFENID, from the coding sequence GTGAACAGGTTGTTGAGTGACAGGGTCGAGGAGTTCAAAAAGGGTGTCTTGAAGGCAGGATGGTTCATAGAGAAGATGTTCCGCAACTCGATATCTGCTCTCGTTGAAAGAAACGAATCACTGGCAAAAGAAGTGATCGCTGACGAAGAGGTCGTTGACCAGATGGAAGTGGAGATCCAGGAAAAAGCCATGGAAATCCTGGGGCTCTTTTCTCCCATCGGGAAACCCCTCCTGACCGTCACAGCCGGTATAAGAGTTGCAGAACTCATAGAAAACATCGCCGACAAGTGCCACGATATAGCCAAAAACGTCCTCGAACTCATGGAAGAGCCTCCGTTGAAACCACTGGAGGACATACCCAATATGGCAAACCAGACCTCAGAGATGCTGAAGTTTGCTCTGAGGATGTTCGCAGATGTGAACGTGGAGAAATCCTTCGAGGTCTGCAGAATGGATTCCAAGGTGGACGATCTGTACGAGAAGGTCAGGGAAGAACTGCTTCTCTACATGATGGAATCTCCAAAGTACGTGAAAAGGGCTCTACTCTTACTTGAGATAGCCGGTCATATAGAGATCATCGCGGATTACGCAACGAACATCGTGGGGGTCTCCGTATACATGGTTCAGGGAGAACCGTACAAGTGCTACCACGATGAGCTCCTTCTCTTCAAGAAAGCCGGAGGGGTGTTGTTTGAAAATATTGACTAA
- the ruvB gene encoding Holliday junction branch migration DNA helicase RuvB, which translates to MSDFLSPERTVYDSGVQFLRPKSLDEFIGQEKVKRKLSLALKAAKMRGEILDHILLAGPPGLGKTTLAHIIASEMQTNIHITSGPVLAKQGDMAAILTSLERGDVLFIDEIHRLNKAVEEVLYSAIEDFQIDIMIGKGPSAKSIRIDIQPFTLVGATTRSGLLSSPLRSRFGMILELDFYTTEELKEIVKRAARLMDVEIEEEAAEMIAKRSRGTPRIAIRLTKRVRDMLTVEGADRIDIRIVQKTMEILNIDEEGLDEFDRKILKTIIEVYRGGPVGLNALAASLGVEADTLSEVYEPYLLQSGFIARTPRGRIATKKAYEHLKYEFPENRLF; encoded by the coding sequence GTGAGTGATTTTCTCTCACCGGAGAGAACCGTTTACGACAGCGGTGTTCAGTTCTTAAGGCCCAAAAGTCTGGACGAGTTCATCGGACAGGAGAAGGTTAAAAGAAAACTTTCCCTCGCACTGAAAGCCGCAAAGATGAGAGGGGAAATACTCGACCACATACTCCTTGCAGGCCCTCCCGGGCTCGGAAAGACAACACTTGCCCACATAATCGCAAGCGAGATGCAAACGAACATACACATAACTAGTGGCCCCGTTCTGGCAAAGCAGGGAGACATGGCCGCAATTCTCACGAGTCTGGAAAGAGGTGACGTGCTGTTCATAGACGAAATTCACAGGCTGAACAAAGCCGTAGAAGAGGTGCTTTATTCTGCAATAGAGGACTTCCAGATAGACATAATGATCGGAAAGGGACCGAGTGCAAAGTCCATAAGGATAGACATCCAGCCATTCACCCTCGTTGGAGCCACAACAAGAAGTGGCCTTCTGAGCTCTCCCCTCAGGAGCAGGTTCGGTATGATCCTGGAACTTGACTTCTACACAACGGAGGAACTGAAGGAGATCGTAAAACGAGCAGCCAGACTGATGGATGTGGAGATAGAAGAAGAAGCAGCAGAGATGATAGCAAAGCGTTCCAGAGGAACACCCCGAATCGCAATAAGGCTCACAAAAAGAGTGAGAGACATGCTCACAGTTGAAGGTGCAGACAGAATAGACATCAGAATCGTTCAGAAGACCATGGAGATTCTCAACATAGACGAAGAAGGACTGGATGAGTTCGACAGGAAGATTCTGAAGACGATCATAGAGGTGTACAGGGGAGGCCCGGTGGGTCTGAACGCCCTCGCCGCCTCTCTCGGTGTTGAGGCAGACACCTTAAGCGAGGTGTACGAGCCTTACCTTCTCCAGTCTGGTTTCATCGCGAGGACCCCACGTGGAAGAATCGCAACAAAAAAGGCCTACGAACACCTCAAATACGAGTTCCCAGAGAACCGCCTCTTCTGA
- a CDS encoding YggT family protein gives MFVIGNLLRAIAVTLRSFIYIEIVSIVISVIFSWVMPYYYHPVRRFFDSLSSLVLNPIRRFLPPIGSIDISPMIAIFALLFLDEFLVETLFDLAVRLS, from the coding sequence ATGTTCGTGATAGGAAACCTGTTGAGAGCGATCGCTGTGACTCTGAGGAGTTTCATCTACATAGAGATCGTTTCAATCGTGATTTCGGTGATCTTCAGCTGGGTCATGCCTTACTATTACCATCCCGTGAGGAGGTTTTTCGATTCTCTTTCTTCTCTTGTTTTGAACCCCATAAGGCGTTTTCTGCCTCCTATAGGATCGATCGACATCTCACCCATGATAGCCATATTCGCTCTTCTTTTTCTGGACGAGTTTCTCGTTGAAACTCTCTTCGATCTGGCGGTGAGGCTCTCATGA
- a CDS encoding purine-nucleoside phosphorylase, with the protein MDIKAYKERVEKAVEYLRGQIDESPEIAIILGSGLSVIADEVEKEGASKKIPYSEIPGFPISTAPGHKGELIFGKLSGKNVMLMNGRFHYYEGYSMKEVTFPIRVMQLLGVEILIVTNAAGGLNPDFEVGRPMIITDHINFMGDNPLIGPNVDEWGPRFPDMSEPYDKELINLAYSSAKELGIPVYQGVYVAVTGPCFETPAELRMLRRLGADAVGMSTVPEVIVARHGQIRVLGISAITDRAVPEDLKPLTAEEVLEVAEKTGRKIAQIIFEVVRKL; encoded by the coding sequence GTGGACATAAAAGCCTACAAGGAAAGAGTGGAGAAGGCCGTTGAATATCTGAGAGGACAGATCGATGAATCGCCTGAGATAGCCATAATACTGGGTTCTGGACTGTCGGTGATAGCGGATGAGGTGGAAAAGGAAGGTGCTTCGAAAAAGATCCCTTACAGTGAAATACCCGGTTTTCCCATCTCCACAGCACCGGGTCACAAGGGAGAGTTGATCTTCGGAAAACTCTCTGGAAAGAACGTCATGCTGATGAATGGCAGGTTCCACTACTACGAGGGATACTCGATGAAAGAAGTCACCTTCCCCATCAGGGTGATGCAACTTCTCGGGGTGGAGATTTTGATCGTTACCAACGCCGCTGGTGGTTTGAACCCCGATTTCGAAGTGGGAAGGCCGATGATAATAACCGATCACATAAACTTCATGGGAGACAATCCGCTGATAGGTCCCAACGTGGACGAGTGGGGACCCAGGTTTCCAGACATGTCAGAACCCTACGACAAAGAACTGATAAATCTTGCTTACAGCAGTGCAAAAGAGCTGGGAATACCGGTTTATCAGGGAGTTTACGTGGCGGTGACTGGTCCGTGCTTTGAAACTCCAGCGGAGCTCAGAATGCTCAGAAGGCTCGGTGCGGATGCCGTGGGTATGTCCACCGTTCCCGAGGTTATCGTTGCAAGGCACGGGCAGATCAGAGTGCTCGGGATCTCTGCCATCACGGACAGGGCAGTTCCCGAGGATCTCAAGCCCTTAACCGCCGAAGAGGTTCTTGAGGTTGCAGAGAAGACGGGAAGAAAGATCGCCCAGATCATATTCGAGGTTGTCAGAAAACTCTGA
- a CDS encoding S-layer homology domain-containing protein, with translation MRKFLALALILGALIGISQQFKDVPVNHWAYEAVTEMAKLGVITGMPDGTFQGNSYLTRYQAAVAFYRLYNILKQPSVEVSGLINKVSTLEDLVSTALMKVQNLSDNFGGITSDLESLKNDVANLKSTLVDLKNLRMEVMSQLQSQSDTIQKLDSRVNDALSRIAALESKVSGDFVSKDYVDTRISQTVSRLSDLEKKLSTLETKTANLEALVKNTETSLKDYVEKTLKAYAETFDQKLSEISANLERNNTALSGEIGNLKVLVSKLQSDLETQQKTARALDARVSVLEGQVTTVNSRVENLEKRVSQVESSVGKISTLERNLGAVTARITKVEEEIQSLSQSNTELSQKVDEIVSSKPWMEDVNSVSATLSKKISDVQTMALAGVAIGIVGVIIGFVMGGSK, from the coding sequence ATGAGGAAGTTTCTGGCACTCGCTCTGATACTCGGAGCACTCATCGGTATCTCACAGCAGTTCAAGGACGTTCCCGTAAACCACTGGGCTTACGAGGCAGTAACGGAGATGGCAAAACTCGGTGTGATCACCGGAATGCCCGACGGCACGTTCCAGGGCAACTCCTACCTCACAAGGTATCAGGCTGCGGTTGCGTTCTACAGACTCTACAACATCCTCAAGCAACCATCCGTTGAGGTTTCTGGACTCATCAACAAGGTTTCTACACTCGAGGATCTTGTGAGCACTGCCTTGATGAAGGTTCAGAACCTGTCCGATAACTTCGGGGGAATCACGTCCGATCTTGAAAGTCTCAAAAACGACGTGGCCAACCTGAAATCAACTCTCGTGGATCTCAAAAACCTCAGAATGGAAGTCATGAGTCAACTGCAGAGCCAGTCCGACACGATCCAGAAACTCGACTCCAGAGTAAACGACGCCCTCTCCAGGATCGCTGCCCTTGAATCGAAGGTCTCTGGAGATTTTGTGAGCAAAGATTACGTGGATACCAGAATATCTCAGACTGTCTCAAGATTGAGCGATCTTGAAAAGAAACTTTCGACACTTGAGACGAAAACAGCAAACCTTGAGGCTCTTGTGAAAAACACAGAGACTTCTTTGAAGGATTACGTGGAAAAAACTCTCAAGGCGTACGCCGAAACGTTCGATCAGAAACTCTCTGAAATCTCCGCAAATCTTGAAAGAAACAACACAGCACTCTCAGGAGAAATAGGAAACCTCAAGGTTCTCGTTTCCAAGCTCCAGAGCGACCTTGAAACACAGCAAAAGACAGCAAGGGCACTTGATGCACGCGTGAGCGTCCTTGAAGGGCAGGTCACAACGGTCAACAGCCGCGTGGAAAACCTCGAAAAGAGAGTCTCTCAGGTTGAGTCCTCCGTCGGTAAGATCAGCACCCTTGAGAGAAATCTGGGAGCAGTCACCGCAAGGATCACCAAGGTTGAGGAAGAGATTCAAAGCCTCAGCCAGAGCAACACAGAACTCTCTCAGAAAGTTGACGAGATTGTCTCTTCCAAGCCGTGGATGGAAGACGTGAACAGTGTGAGCGCCACCCTCAGCAAGAAGATCTCGGACGTTCAGACCATGGCCCTTGCAGGAGTTGCCATTGGAATCGTCGGAGTGATCATCGGATTTGTCATGGGTGGTAGCAAATAA
- the dnaB gene encoding replicative DNA helicase, whose product MRVPPHNLEAEIAVLGSILIDPSVINDVLEILSHEDFYLKKHQYIFRAMEELYDEGKPVDVISVCDKLQSMGKLEEIGGDEEVARLAEAVPSSAHAVHYAEIVREKSILRQLIEVSRKISESAYMEEDVDVLLDNAEKMIFEISEMKTTKSYDHLRGIMHRVFENLENFRERANVIEPGVLVTGLPTGFKSLDKQTTGFHNSDLVIIAARPSMGKTSFALSIARNMAVSFEIPVGIFSLEMSKEQLAQRLLSMESGVDLYSIRTGHLDQEQWERLTIAASKLYKAPIIVDDETLLDPRTLRAKARRMKKEYDVKVIFVDYLQLMHLKGRKESRQQEISEISRSLKLLARELDIVVVALSQLSRAVEQREDKRPRLSDLRESGAIEQDADTVIFIYRDEYYKSKKDKEGSKLHEPHEAEIIIGKQRNGPVGTITLIFDPRTVTFHEVDVVHS is encoded by the coding sequence ATGCGAGTACCTCCGCACAACCTGGAAGCAGAGATTGCCGTTCTTGGAAGCATACTGATAGATCCATCCGTCATAAACGATGTACTGGAGATACTGAGTCACGAAGACTTCTATCTGAAGAAACACCAGTACATATTCAGGGCGATGGAAGAGCTCTACGACGAAGGAAAGCCGGTGGATGTTATTTCTGTGTGTGACAAACTTCAGAGCATGGGAAAACTTGAGGAAATCGGCGGGGACGAGGAAGTTGCCCGTCTGGCAGAGGCGGTTCCAAGTTCTGCTCACGCCGTTCATTACGCAGAAATCGTCAGAGAAAAGTCCATTCTGAGACAACTCATCGAGGTTTCAAGAAAAATCTCCGAAAGTGCCTACATGGAAGAAGACGTGGATGTTCTTCTTGACAACGCCGAAAAGATGATATTTGAAATCTCCGAAATGAAAACAACTAAATCATATGACCACCTGAGAGGAATCATGCATCGTGTCTTTGAAAACCTGGAAAATTTCAGAGAAAGGGCAAACGTCATAGAACCCGGTGTCCTCGTGACGGGACTTCCAACGGGCTTCAAAAGTTTGGACAAGCAGACCACGGGTTTTCACAACTCCGACCTGGTGATCATTGCCGCAAGGCCATCCATGGGAAAAACATCCTTTGCGCTCTCCATAGCCAGGAACATGGCTGTCAGTTTCGAAATACCAGTTGGAATTTTCAGTCTTGAGATGTCCAAGGAACAGCTGGCTCAGCGACTCCTCAGTATGGAGTCCGGTGTGGATCTGTACAGTATAAGGACGGGACATCTCGATCAGGAACAGTGGGAAAGACTCACGATAGCCGCCTCCAAACTGTACAAAGCTCCAATAATAGTCGACGATGAAACCCTTCTGGATCCGAGAACACTGAGAGCGAAGGCAAGAAGAATGAAAAAGGAGTACGATGTAAAGGTCATTTTCGTTGACTATCTTCAGCTCATGCATCTCAAGGGAAGAAAAGAAAGCAGACAGCAGGAAATATCGGAGATCTCCAGATCTTTGAAACTCCTTGCAAGAGAGCTGGATATCGTTGTAGTGGCTTTATCTCAGCTTTCCAGGGCGGTGGAGCAAAGAGAGGACAAGAGGCCAAGACTCAGTGACCTGAGGGAATCTGGAGCGATCGAACAGGATGCCGACACGGTCATCTTCATATACAGAGACGAGTACTATAAGAGCAAAAAAGACAAGGAAGGAAGCAAACTCCATGAGCCTCACGAAGCGGAGATCATCATAGGAAAGCAGAGAAACGGACCCGTTGGAACGATCACGCTCATCTTCGATCCGAGGACGGTGACGTTCCACGAAGTAGATGTGGTGCATTCGTGA
- a CDS encoding YggS family pyridoxal phosphate-dependent enzyme, whose amino-acid sequence MGLKENLEKVMERIENAALRSGRDPSEVKLVVASKYANVQEMEELFLLGIREFGENRAQDLIKKSEYFKGKPIIWHFIGRIQTNKVKYIVPRCELIHSVWRVEELEEIEKRATKINKIQKILIEVNVFGEESKAGLSVESVEEFLKICQRFDHVEVLGFMTMAPYVEDPEEVRWGFRELRKLRDELSQRFSGNIKLKELSMGMSNDFEVAIEEGATMVRIGSAIFEGGK is encoded by the coding sequence ATGGGGTTGAAAGAAAACCTGGAGAAAGTCATGGAGCGAATAGAAAACGCTGCCCTTCGTTCGGGTAGAGACCCTTCAGAAGTGAAACTCGTTGTCGCTTCGAAATACGCCAACGTTCAGGAGATGGAAGAACTTTTTCTCCTTGGGATTCGAGAGTTTGGTGAAAACAGAGCACAGGATCTCATCAAAAAGAGTGAGTATTTCAAAGGAAAACCCATCATCTGGCATTTCATCGGGAGAATTCAAACGAACAAGGTGAAATACATCGTGCCAAGGTGTGAACTCATACACTCCGTCTGGAGAGTGGAAGAACTCGAAGAGATTGAAAAGAGGGCAACAAAGATCAACAAGATTCAAAAGATACTGATCGAGGTGAACGTCTTCGGTGAGGAATCGAAGGCCGGCCTGTCCGTTGAGAGTGTCGAAGAGTTCCTGAAAATCTGCCAGAGGTTTGATCACGTAGAAGTCCTTGGGTTTATGACCATGGCACCGTACGTTGAAGATCCCGAAGAGGTGAGATGGGGGTTCAGAGAACTCAGAAAACTGAGAGATGAACTGTCGCAGAGATTCAGTGGAAACATAAAACTGAAGGAGCTTTCCATGGGAATGAGCAACGATTTCGAGGTTGCAATAGAAGAAGGTGCAACCATGGTTAGAATAGGAAGCGCCATATTCGAGGGAGGGAAGTGA